The following proteins are encoded in a genomic region of Pyrus communis chromosome 11, drPyrComm1.1, whole genome shotgun sequence:
- the LOC137749590 gene encoding GTP-binding protein YPTM2-like, with translation MIPEYDYLFKLLLIGDSGVGKSCLLLRFADDSYIDSYISTIGVDFKIRTVEQDGKVVKLQIWDTAGQERFRTITSSYYRGAHGIILVYDVTDQESFNNVKTWLQEIDKFAVGNVNKLLVGNKSDLADKKVVSSEASKAFADELGIPFLETSAKNSTNVEQAFMTMVAEIKNRIATQPLSANKPSTVHMRGQPVAQKTTCCSS, from the exons ATGATCCCTGAata TGATTATCTTTTCAAACTTTTGCTCATTGGAGACTCCGGCGTTGGCAAGTCATGCCTTCTACTGAGATTTGCG GATGATTCTTACATCGACAGCTACATAAGTACCATTGGTGTTGACTTT AAAATTCGAACAGTGGAGCAAGACGGGAAGGTTGTCAAACTTCAAATC TGGGACACTGCTGGTCAAGAACGTTTCAGAACAATTACAAGCAGCTACTACCGCGGTGCCCATGGCATTATC CTTGTCTATGATGTTACGGACCAAGAGAGCTTCAACAACGTCAAGACCTGGCTGCAAGAAATCGATAAATTTGCAGTTGGAAATGTGAACAAGCTCTTGGTTGGAAACAAAAGTGACTTGGCTGACAAGAAAGTGGTCTCTTCTGAAGCCAGCAAG GCATTTGCCGACGAGCTAGGAATTCCGTTCTTGGAAACGAGCGCCAAAAATTCGACTAATGTAGAGCAGGCATTCATGACTATGGTTGCTGAGATAAAGAACAG GATAGCAACGCAACCTTTGAGTGCCAACAAACCATCCACCGTGCACATGCGTGGACAACCGGTCGCCCAAAAGACCACATGTTGCTCATCTTGA
- the LOC137749591 gene encoding large ribosomal subunit protein eL28z-like, giving the protein MATVPGQLIWEIVKKNNSFLVKEFGRSHAGVRFTKEPNNLLNLHSYKHSGLANKKTVTIQGLGKDQSVLLATSKTKKQNKPAALLHKSVMKQEFRRMAKAVANQVADNHYRPDLKKAALARLSAVHKSLKIAKSGVKKRNRQAVRVYGRK; this is encoded by the exons ATGGCGACGGTTCCAGGGCAACTGATATGGGAGATAGTGAAGAAGAACAACTCTTTTCTGGTGAAGGAGTTCGGGAGGAGTCACGCCGGCGTGCGGTTCACCAAGGAGCCCAACAACCTCCTCAATCTCCACTCCTACAAGCACTCTG GGTTGGCAAACAAGAAAACCGTGACCATTCAGGGTTTGGGCAAAGATCAATCTGTGCTGCTGGCGACAAGTAAGACCAAGAAGCAGAACAAGCCCGCTGCTCTGTTGCATAAGTCTGTGATGAAGCAGGAGTTTCGCAGGATGGCCAAGGCGGTTGCGAATCAG GTGGCAGATAACCATTACAGGCCGGATCTGAAAAAAGCAGCCCTTGCAAGGTTGAGTGCTGTTCACAAGAGCCTCAAGATTGCCAAGTCTGGTGTCAAGAAGAGGAACAGGCAAGCTGTTAGAGTCTATGGCAGGAAGTGA